In Rahnella sikkimica, the following are encoded in one genomic region:
- a CDS encoding [formate-C-acetyltransferase]-activating enzyme → MTLSAAPRTSSDLRIPTVNGACETAEKSLTGRIFNIQRFSLNDGPGIRTMVFFKGCPHRCPWCANPESMSPRIQTIKRQAKCLNCRTCLQDPQECPSGALEYVGEDFTVAALMSRLLKDEVFFRSSGGGITLSGGEVLIQPVFARELLKELQGLGIHTSIETAGDIPLDHLLSVVEHCDQVLFDFKIMDAMLARTVLNMNQTRVLENFRALATRDVKLLPRVPLIPGYTLTQENLRQILDFLKPFNLNEIHLLPFHKYGEAKYPLLGKTYSMHKTPVPDAVTLAPLRTMAESDGYTVTMGG, encoded by the coding sequence ATGACATTATCGGCCGCACCGCGCACCAGCTCTGATCTGCGGATCCCCACGGTCAACGGAGCTTGTGAAACCGCTGAAAAATCCCTGACGGGACGCATCTTTAACATTCAGCGTTTTTCTCTCAACGACGGTCCGGGGATCCGCACGATGGTTTTCTTCAAAGGTTGCCCGCACCGCTGCCCGTGGTGCGCTAACCCGGAATCCATGTCGCCCCGCATCCAGACCATCAAGCGTCAGGCGAAATGCCTGAACTGCCGGACCTGTTTGCAGGATCCCCAGGAATGCCCGAGCGGCGCGCTGGAATATGTGGGTGAAGACTTCACAGTGGCGGCGCTGATGTCCCGCCTGCTTAAGGATGAAGTTTTTTTCCGCTCATCCGGCGGTGGCATCACGCTTTCCGGGGGCGAAGTACTGATACAACCGGTTTTTGCCCGCGAGTTGTTGAAGGAATTACAGGGCCTTGGGATCCACACGTCCATTGAAACCGCAGGCGATATCCCGCTGGATCATTTGCTTTCGGTGGTTGAACACTGCGATCAGGTTTTATTTGATTTCAAAATCATGGATGCCATGCTCGCCCGCACCGTGCTCAACATGAATCAGACCCGCGTGCTGGAGAATTTTCGGGCACTGGCAACACGCGACGTAAAATTGCTCCCGCGTGTTCCCCTTATCCCCGGCTATACACTGACACAGGAAAACCTGCGTCAGATCCTGGATTTCCTTAAACCCTTTAATTTAAATGAAATTCATTTATTACCCTTCCACAAATACGGAGAAGCAAAATATCCGTTATTAGGAAAAACCTATTCGATGCACAAAACACCGGTGCCGGACGCCGTCACACTTGCGCCACTGCGCACGATGGCAGAAAGCGATGGGTATACCGTGACGATGGGTGGGTAA